One segment of Thermoplasmata archaeon DNA contains the following:
- a CDS encoding DinB family protein, with amino-acid sequence MRELDTIRDWFAFNARARRGYLETFARLPRKELTRERGASYPTLLKIMEHTLDANRIWIQKASVGEEEAPYIDLGPDPSLDEVRLYEDQVRAEMVRFLNGLTEEDLDRTFRIPKGGGFPSDLVLSVRDMLWHLVEEELQHRGELNALLWQFDVDPPIFDWIDWINWINVPERGQPVAGSQPVRE; translated from the coding sequence ATGCGGGAGCTTGACACGATCCGGGACTGGTTCGCATTCAACGCCCGGGCCCGTCGCGGCTATCTGGAGACATTCGCGAGGTTGCCCCGGAAGGAGCTCACGCGAGAGCGTGGCGCGTCCTATCCGACATTGCTCAAAATCATGGAGCACACCCTGGATGCGAATCGGATCTGGATCCAGAAGGCGTCCGTGGGTGAGGAGGAGGCTCCGTACATCGATCTCGGCCCGGATCCTTCCCTAGACGAGGTCCGCCTGTACGAGGACCAGGTTCGTGCGGAGATGGTACGATTCCTCAACGGACTCACGGAGGAGGATCTCGACCGAACCTTCCGAATCCCTAAGGGCGGAGGATTTCCTAGCGATCTCGTGCTTTCTGTCCGCGATATGCTCTGGCACCTCGTCGAGGAGGAGCTCCAGCATCGAGGCGAACTCAATGCCTTGCTTTGGCAGTTCGATGTCGATCCTCCGATCTTCGATTGGATCGACTGGATCAACTGGATCAACGTACCAGAGCGGGGCCAACCGGTGGCCGGTTCCCAGCCAGTCCGAGAGTGA
- a CDS encoding plastocyanin/azurin family copper-binding protein yields MTARSVGLRPRSPSTKDGWSGKLTSLILSVTLVAVVLFGVFPAVTHAEVSVPTTAEFVNVSATGSFSFVPNTFTVSPGTTVDLTVTQLANFNHTFTLSPVVNVTIPSSSTPAQVRAFFNAHAPIVNLSLGPIVGQQYSATFTAPTTLGAYEFVCLIHFPSMTGSMSVANTPPTSGNSSNFSTLELVAIGAVVGVVVIAIALVAWSRSRRRAP; encoded by the coding sequence ATGACCGCCCGTTCCGTGGGCCTTCGCCCCCGATCCCCATCCACCAAGGATGGCTGGTCCGGGAAGCTGACTTCTCTCATCCTTAGCGTGACCCTTGTCGCGGTGGTGCTATTTGGTGTCTTCCCGGCCGTGACCCATGCGGAGGTCTCCGTACCCACGACCGCTGAGTTTGTCAACGTCAGCGCGACCGGCTCGTTCAGCTTCGTGCCGAACACGTTCACAGTGTCGCCAGGAACTACCGTCGACCTGACCGTCACACAGCTTGCGAACTTCAACCATACCTTCACTCTCTCTCCAGTGGTGAATGTCACGATCCCGTCCTCCTCCACCCCGGCCCAGGTCCGGGCATTCTTCAATGCCCATGCACCGATCGTGAACTTGAGCCTCGGGCCGATAGTGGGCCAGCAGTACTCCGCAACCTTCACAGCTCCGACCACTCTCGGCGCCTACGAATTCGTTTGCTTGATCCACTTTCCCTCGATGACCGGGAGCATGTCGGTGGCGAACACGCCACCCACTTCCGGGAATAGCTCCAACTTCTCCACTCTCGAACTCGTCGCAATAGGTGCGGTGGTGGGAGTGGTCGTCATAGCGATCGCATTAGTGGCGTGGAGTCGCTCCCGCCGCCGGGCTCCTTAG
- a CDS encoding VOC family protein, which produces MEQGRLWLGSIVIDCTDVPRMIAFWTEALHYIPRDPPGPDGVVLKDPEGRGPNLSLYLTREGPLRDYRLHLDLYSSHPQEETQRLLGLGATLERSMAPGQDFVTLADPDGNLFDVIDKRGWSYGQRV; this is translated from the coding sequence ATGGAGCAGGGAAGGCTCTGGCTTGGCTCGATCGTCATCGACTGCACCGACGTCCCTCGCATGATCGCGTTCTGGACGGAAGCACTCCACTACATCCCACGCGATCCCCCCGGGCCCGATGGGGTCGTCCTCAAGGATCCCGAGGGCCGGGGTCCGAACCTGTCACTGTACCTCACCCGGGAAGGGCCACTCCGAGATTATCGCCTTCATCTAGACCTCTATTCCTCGCATCCGCAGGAGGAGACCCAACGACTTCTCGGGCTCGGGGCGACGCTCGAACGATCGATGGCGCCAGGGCAAGACTTCGTAACGTTGGCCGACCCGGATGGCAATTTGTTCGATGTGATCGACAAGCGGGGCTGGTCGTACGGGCAACGCGTTTAG
- a CDS encoding VOC family protein: MATGTRWVTLVPIRNMNRAIRFYTKALGGKVVYRGRGAMRNFWAALTVGGSDIWLVTPQKREKRSQAYSVLLVKNARSTVARLKAKGVKFQRPERMSRESKLDGSIAYDSFGVSAFFKDTEGNLLMLWQNFPPM, from the coding sequence ATGGCCACAGGAACACGATGGGTGACACTAGTCCCGATCCGCAATATGAACCGCGCCATCCGGTTTTACACTAAGGCTCTTGGGGGTAAGGTCGTGTACCGAGGAAGGGGCGCGATGAGGAACTTCTGGGCCGCACTCACGGTCGGTGGCAGTGATATCTGGTTGGTTACCCCGCAGAAGCGCGAGAAGAGATCCCAGGCGTACTCCGTGCTCCTCGTTAAGAATGCCAGATCAACCGTAGCCAGGCTGAAGGCCAAGGGTGTGAAGTTCCAGCGACCCGAGCGAATGAGTCGGGAATCGAAGCTGGACGGTTCGATCGCTTACGACTCCTTTGGCGTGTCCGCGTTCTTCAAAGATACCGAGGGTAATCTCTTGATGCTCTGGCAGAACTTCCCTCCCATGTGA
- a CDS encoding phosphotransferase, protein MPNPTDPRPYRHLLARLLPSFGIHHARPIDTGWGSFILEVNHEWIVRFPRGLEDSRRVEAEARLLNKLALRLPVPVPQYKHICKDADGRLRLVIYPKIVGRPLPTRNLYGAISRQWQADILRTLQALERFPRHLGRWLGVEWSAERGRTARWRTLYPRIRRRVHPLLSPAVRARDRTYWESFLRDEASLKRPPTLNHGDLFPYHIIVNDRGVAGILDWESACYEDPVGNLTGLPLADGFAARIIDRALGDSASVSRRLTFHRHAVPAYSVLYGLQTKNRDRIRIGLRSYSRTIPPL, encoded by the coding sequence ATGCCCAACCCGACAGATCCCCGACCGTACCGCCACCTCTTGGCCCGGTTGCTGCCTTCCTTCGGCATCCATCACGCTCGACCGATCGATACCGGCTGGGGATCGTTCATCCTAGAGGTGAACCACGAGTGGATAGTCCGCTTTCCCCGGGGTCTGGAGGATTCCCGCCGGGTGGAGGCTGAAGCCCGGCTCCTGAACAAGCTAGCCCTGCGGCTTCCGGTTCCTGTGCCTCAGTACAAGCACATCTGCAAGGACGCCGACGGCCGACTCCGCCTGGTGATCTATCCCAAGATCGTGGGTCGGCCCCTACCTACTCGCAATCTCTACGGGGCGATCTCACGGCAATGGCAGGCGGACATCCTCAGAACCCTTCAAGCATTGGAGCGCTTTCCGCGACACCTCGGGCGATGGCTCGGGGTCGAGTGGAGCGCGGAGCGAGGGCGCACGGCTCGATGGAGGACGCTCTATCCAAGAATCCGGAGACGGGTTCACCCACTTCTCTCGCCCGCAGTGCGAGCACGAGACCGCACGTACTGGGAATCCTTCCTCCGGGACGAGGCGAGTCTCAAGCGTCCCCCAACGCTCAATCACGGAGATCTGTTCCCCTACCACATCATCGTCAACGATCGTGGAGTCGCCGGGATATTGGACTGGGAGAGCGCCTGTTATGAGGATCCGGTCGGGAACCTCACGGGCCTTCCTCTGGCCGATGGGTTCGCGGCCCGAATCATCGATCGAGCGTTGGGAGACTCCGCCTCGGTTAGCCGACGACTCACTTTTCATCGTCACGCGGTGCCCGCGTACTCCGTGCTCTACGGGCTGCAGACTAAGAATCGAGATAGAATCCGAATCGGCCTCCGCAGTTACTCGCGGACGATCCCACCGTTATGA